Proteins from one Desulfonema limicola genomic window:
- a CDS encoding ABC transporter permease, producing MKQSNDNPADSGRGRLECLDATNFKLMKKRKPGLVLNWLNIYWLVLIPLIFLGIFYFYPLFKIFLLSLMPEDKWDLSVFLNLISTSYYLNILWFTFWQAAVSTILTIISALPGAYIFACYRFWGKDILQAFTTIPFVLPTVVVAAAFQAFLGSHGLVNSWLIKCFNLSSPPIAIDRSIWFILLAHIFYNYTIVLRMVGGFWAQMENQLNDAALMLGASPFTIFYKITLPLLRPVIFAAGLLVFIFCFSSFGVVLILGGPQFATLEVEIYRQAVNFFNLPLAAALSLIQIFFTFVLMWVYTVVQRKTAVSLNPESPVYSQKTPVLLKEKMIVGINIIFMIILLVFPLAALVIQSFFSEHGFSLVYYTALFENNSSSIFFIQPGKAIFYSLAIACAALLMALSLGSMGAVFLAKSKTRLSSFIDPLFMLPLSTSAVTLGFGFIIALDEPPLNLRTSIILVPIAHTLAAFPFVVRSLVPALRSIPPNLREAAALLGASPWKVWKAVDLPIVGRALTVAAVFAFTVSLGEFGATVFIARPQIPTMPLAIYRFLGQPGAMNYGQAMAMSSLLMMVTGAGFLFLEKLRKDRAGEF from the coding sequence TTGAAACAATCAAATGATAACCCGGCAGACAGCGGCCGGGGCCGTCTTGAATGCCTGGATGCAACTAATTTTAAGTTAATGAAAAAAAGAAAACCAGGCCTGGTTTTAAACTGGCTGAATATTTACTGGCTTGTCCTGATACCTCTTATTTTTCTTGGTATTTTTTATTTTTATCCTTTGTTTAAAATTTTTCTTCTCAGCCTTATGCCTGAAGATAAATGGGATTTGTCTGTATTTCTCAATCTTATAAGCACAAGCTATTATTTAAATATCCTGTGGTTTACATTCTGGCAGGCTGCAGTTTCTACTATCTTGACAATAATTTCAGCCCTGCCTGGAGCTTATATATTTGCCTGTTACCGGTTTTGGGGAAAAGATATTCTTCAGGCATTTACAACTATTCCCTTTGTTTTGCCAACTGTTGTTGTTGCTGCAGCATTTCAGGCTTTTCTGGGGTCTCACGGACTTGTTAATTCATGGCTTATAAAATGCTTTAATCTGTCATCCCCTCCTATTGCAATAGACAGAAGTATATGGTTTATCCTGCTTGCACATATATTTTATAATTATACCATTGTTTTGCGAATGGTCGGGGGATTCTGGGCACAGATGGAAAACCAGCTTAATGATGCAGCTCTTATGCTTGGAGCATCTCCTTTTACAATATTTTATAAGATTACCCTTCCTCTTTTACGGCCTGTTATTTTTGCAGCAGGCCTTCTGGTTTTTATATTTTGTTTCAGCAGCTTTGGCGTTGTTTTGATCCTGGGAGGACCTCAATTTGCAACCCTTGAAGTGGAAATCTACCGCCAGGCTGTTAATTTTTTTAATCTGCCCCTTGCTGCTGCCCTGTCTTTAATCCAGATTTTTTTTACCTTTGTATTGATGTGGGTATATACTGTGGTGCAAAGAAAAACTGCTGTTTCCTTAAATCCTGAATCTCCGGTTTATTCCCAGAAAACTCCAGTATTATTAAAAGAAAAAATGATTGTAGGAATAAATATTATCTTTATGATAATACTTTTAGTTTTTCCTCTTGCAGCACTTGTTATTCAGTCTTTTTTTTCAGAACACGGCTTTTCCCTGGTATATTACACAGCTCTTTTTGAAAATAACAGCAGTTCAATTTTTTTTATCCAGCCTGGTAAAGCAATATTTTATTCCCTGGCAATTGCATGTGCTGCACTGCTGATGGCCCTGAGCCTTGGCAGTATGGGAGCTGTTTTTCTTGCCAAATCAAAAACCAGGCTTTCATCATTTATAGATCCCTTATTTATGCTGCCTCTTTCTACATCAGCCGTAACCCTTGGATTTGGTTTTATAATTGCCCTGGATGAACCTCCTTTAAATCTCAGGACATCAATAATCCTGGTTCCCATTGCTCATACCCTGGCTGCCTTTCCTTTTGTGGTTAGAAGCCTGGTTCCTGCTTTGCGGAGTATTCCTCCAAATCTCAGAGAAGCAGCCGCACTACTTGGGGCTTCGCCCTGGAAGGTATGGAAAGCAGTGGACCTTCCTATTGTGGGGCGCGCACTTACAGTTGCAGCAGTTTTTGCCTTTACAGTCAGCCTGGGAGAATTTGGTGCAACCGTATTTATTGCCCGTCCCCAGATACCTACAATGCCCCTTGCCATATACCGTTTTCTGGGACAGCCAGGGGCAATGAACTATGGTCAGGCAATGGCTATGAGCAGCCTTTTGATGATGGTAACAGGAGCAGGATTTCTATTTCTGGAAAAACTCAGAAAAGACCGGGCCGGGGAATTTTAA
- a CDS encoding isocitrate/isopropylmalate family dehydrogenase, giving the protein MPLRKRYDTFANFRPVRLPESLASFSPLKPEIIGKGLDILMIRELVGGIYFGDKIEGPLTGMKYAKDDCTYTAEQVRRVAVTAFEEARKRRSALTNIHKANVLATSRFWNEIVEQAAKDFSDVPYKSMLVDNAAYQLVKAPAQFNGVVLIENMQGDILTDQAGGIIGSLGLMPSACIGPEKSYVEAAHGSAPDIAGMNIANPYSMIGSVALMFDRCLNLPDEAQDIWDGLFNIFAQGFITKELASGINEHKKTVSTSEFGDMVAASILK; this is encoded by the coding sequence CTGCCTTTAAGAAAAAGATATGACACTTTTGCCAATTTCAGGCCGGTACGTCTGCCTGAATCCCTTGCATCCTTTTCCCCCCTGAAACCTGAAATCATAGGAAAAGGGCTTGATATTTTGATGATAAGGGAACTTGTTGGAGGTATCTATTTTGGAGATAAAATCGAAGGGCCTTTAACAGGAATGAAATATGCAAAAGACGACTGCACCTATACGGCAGAGCAGGTCAGACGGGTTGCCGTAACAGCTTTTGAAGAGGCACGCAAACGCCGGTCAGCTCTTACCAATATTCATAAAGCCAATGTTCTTGCCACATCCCGTTTCTGGAATGAAATTGTTGAACAGGCTGCAAAAGATTTCTCTGATGTTCCCTATAAGTCCATGCTGGTTGACAATGCAGCCTATCAACTGGTAAAAGCTCCAGCTCAATTTAATGGTGTTGTGCTGATTGAAAACATGCAGGGCGATATACTAACAGATCAGGCAGGGGGGATAATAGGTTCCCTGGGTTTAATGCCTTCTGCATGTATAGGCCCTGAAAAAAGCTATGTTGAAGCAGCTCACGGGTCTGCTCCTGACATTGCAGGCATGAATATTGCCAATCCCTATTCCATGATAGGAAGTGTTGCACTTATGTTTGACAGATGTTTAAATCTGCCGGATGAAGCTCAAGATATTTGGGACGGACTTTTTAACATATTTGCCCAGGGATTTATTACAAAAGAGCTTGCAAGTGGAATTAATGAACATAAAAAAACAGTCTCAACAAGTGAATTCGGCGATATGGTTGCAGCAAGTATTTTAAAATGA
- a CDS encoding isocitrate/isopropylmalate family dehydrogenase translates to MEKIIAVLEGDGIGPEIVKEAVKVLKAVEIKYKHKFTLTYAPFGAQAYFDEGSPFPEKTKQICDNADVIIKGPVGLAIDQMNQIPRNTVLR, encoded by the coding sequence ATGGAAAAAATTATAGCAGTGCTGGAAGGTGATGGAATTGGGCCGGAGATTGTCAAGGAGGCTGTTAAGGTATTGAAAGCTGTTGAAATAAAATATAAACATAAATTTACTCTTACCTATGCACCTTTTGGGGCACAGGCATATTTTGACGAGGGTTCCCCTTTTCCAGAAAAAACAAAACAAATCTGCGATAATGCAGATGTAATTATTAAAGGGCCTGTGGGACTTGCCATTGATCAGATGAATCAAATCCCCAGGAACACCGTCCTGAGATAG
- a CDS encoding Fur family transcriptional regulator — MSEKRLEQMIGKLKNKGYRITPQRLAVLNILAESTEHPDVEKIYIQVKKNFPTTSMATVYKTIVVMKEIGEVIEIAFSDGSSRYDGNKPYPHPHLICTKCKNILDPDLDSLKNMTEELVNETGFMIQSHRLDFFGICPECQKKMNLEK, encoded by the coding sequence ATGTCTGAAAAAAGATTAGAACAAATGATTGGAAAATTAAAAAACAAGGGATACCGCATCACTCCCCAGCGTCTTGCGGTTCTTAATATACTTGCTGAAAGCACTGAACATCCTGATGTTGAAAAAATATATATACAGGTTAAAAAAAATTTTCCTACTACCAGCATGGCTACTGTATATAAAACAATAGTTGTTATGAAAGAAATAGGAGAGGTTATTGAAATTGCGTTTAGTGATGGAAGCAGCCGTTATGATGGAAACAAACCATATCCCCATCCCCATTTAATATGCACAAAATGCAAAAATATTCTTGACCCTGATCTGGATTCATTAAAAAATATGACTGAAGAACTGGTAAATGAAACAGGGTTTATGATTCAAAGCCACAGGCTGGATTTTTTTGGGATTTGCCCTGAATGCCAGAAAAAAATGAATCTGGAAAAATAG
- the queD gene encoding 6-carboxytetrahydropterin synthase QueD, whose product MFELKVVTRFAAAHQLKMVGAKCENLHGHNWKIEVYVGGKELNKAGVLVDFGEIKKYVAEIMQQIDHKFLNELELFNDNIPPSSENIALYIARALQDKIDGSIGDSVKVTRVAAWESEDACATYIAD is encoded by the coding sequence ATGTTTGAGTTAAAGGTTGTTACAAGGTTTGCTGCTGCTCATCAGCTTAAAATGGTGGGCGCAAAATGCGAAAATCTTCACGGACATAACTGGAAGATAGAGGTCTATGTAGGCGGAAAAGAATTAAATAAGGCCGGAGTGCTGGTTGATTTTGGAGAGATAAAAAAATATGTGGCTGAGATTATGCAGCAGATAGATCATAAATTTCTCAATGAACTGGAGCTTTTTAATGACAATATTCCTCCTTCTTCGGAAAATATTGCTCTTTATATTGCCAGGGCATTGCAGGATAAAATTGATGGCAGCATAGGAGACAGTGTCAAGGTAACCCGTGTAGCAGCATGGGAATCTGAAGATGCCTGTGCCACATATATTGCAGACTGA
- a CDS encoding site-specific DNA-methyltransferase → MYLQYDGKKSEEKILNISPCMLNDKWDEVRNKLIFGDNLKVLKTLIDHCKLKSKVHLVYIDPPFATNNNFTIGENRVRTISNSFNDNIAYSDNLTGGLFLEFLRERLLFIRELMSEKASIYLHIDYKIGHYVKIIMDEVFGSDNFRNDITRIKCNPKNFKRKSYGNIKDMILFYSKNKNNVWNEPKDDFTTEDINRLFRKVDKDGRLYTTIPLHAPGETRNGPTGQKWRGIKPPKGRHWRSEPEELEKLDKKGLIEWSKNGVPRKKIYADEQDGKKKQDIWEYKDAQYPDYPTQKNIDILKTIISASSNPGDLVLDCFCGSGTTLLAAEELGRYWIGIDKSPEAIKVTKMRLSKITKDLFSKKLEYQYLEEIKD, encoded by the coding sequence ATGTATCTGCAATATGACGGGAAAAAAAGTGAGGAAAAAATATTAAACATTTCTCCATGCATGTTAAATGACAAATGGGATGAAGTAAGGAATAAACTGATATTCGGTGATAATTTAAAAGTATTAAAAACATTGATAGATCATTGTAAATTAAAATCAAAGGTTCACTTAGTTTATATTGATCCTCCTTTTGCAACAAACAATAACTTTACTATTGGAGAAAACAGAGTCAGAACTATTAGCAATAGTTTTAATGATAATATTGCTTATTCTGACAATTTAACCGGCGGCTTATTTTTAGAGTTTCTTAGAGAAAGACTCCTTTTTATCAGAGAATTAATGTCTGAAAAAGCATCAATTTATCTGCATATTGATTATAAAATCGGTCATTATGTGAAAATAATCATGGATGAAGTTTTTGGCTCAGACAATTTCAGAAATGATATTACAAGAATAAAGTGTAATCCTAAAAATTTTAAAAGAAAATCATATGGTAATATAAAAGATATGATTCTTTTTTATTCAAAAAATAAAAACAACGTATGGAATGAGCCAAAAGATGATTTTACAACAGAAGATATTAACCGTCTTTTCCGAAAAGTAGATAAAGATGGAAGACTTTATACAACAATACCTTTGCATGCTCCTGGCGAAACAAGAAATGGTCCCACAGGTCAAAAGTGGAGAGGAATAAAGCCCCCAAAAGGCAGACACTGGAGAAGCGAACCTGAAGAATTAGAAAAGCTTGATAAAAAAGGTTTGATAGAGTGGTCAAAAAATGGCGTTCCCAGAAAAAAAATATATGCGGATGAACAAGATGGGAAAAAAAAACAGGATATTTGGGAGTATAAAGATGCACAATATCCTGATTATCCAACACAAAAAAATATTGATATACTCAAAACTATTATTTCAGCATCATCAAATCCAGGCGATTTAGTATTAGATTGTTTTTGTGGTTCAGGAACAACTTTGCTGGCAGCAGAAGAACTTGGAAGATATTGGATTGGTATTGATAAATCACCTGAGGCAATAAAAGTAACAAAAATGAGATTATCAAAAATAACAAAAGATTTATTTTCAAAAAAGTTAGAATATCAATATTTAGAGGAAATAAAGGACTAA
- the dnaJ gene encoding molecular chaperone DnaJ → MTTKRDYYEVLGISRDSNESEIKAKYRKLAMQYHPDRNPGDKEAENKFKEAAEAYEVLRDPQKRRLYDQYGHQGLEGSGFSGFGGFEDIFSSFGDIFEDIFGFGGGRRSSGRSQRGADLRYDMNLSFMDAVFGTETQINVEKMDRCSGCGGNGCEPGTQPEVCNQCGGSGQVSRSQGFFTVRTTCPKCRGTGQSIANPCSQCRGSGKIRVSKKVSVKIPGGVDTGSRLRLTGEGESGPYGGPPGDLYVFIHVNSHEFFQRNNTDVICQVPISFIQAALGDKIKVPTLNGEKVLEIPKGTQPGELFRFHGEGVPSLRNGRRGDQIIQVDIKTPTNINKKQENLLREFAKLESSKFTNKIKNMLKGGQAGV, encoded by the coding sequence ATGACAACAAAACGGGATTATTACGAAGTACTTGGTATAAGCCGTGATTCAAATGAAAGTGAGATCAAGGCAAAGTATAGAAAACTTGCCATGCAGTACCATCCAGACAGAAACCCTGGAGATAAAGAAGCTGAAAATAAATTTAAAGAAGCAGCCGAGGCATATGAAGTGCTTCGGGATCCTCAAAAAAGAAGATTGTACGATCAATACGGACACCAGGGGCTTGAAGGTTCAGGCTTTTCAGGGTTTGGCGGTTTTGAAGATATTTTCTCAAGCTTTGGAGATATTTTTGAAGATATTTTCGGGTTTGGAGGAGGCAGACGTTCTTCAGGCAGAAGCCAGAGGGGGGCTGATCTAAGATATGATATGAATCTCAGTTTTATGGATGCAGTATTTGGAACTGAAACCCAGATAAATGTTGAGAAAATGGACAGATGTTCTGGATGCGGAGGCAATGGCTGTGAACCTGGAACCCAGCCCGAGGTTTGTAATCAATGCGGTGGTTCAGGCCAGGTTTCCCGTTCTCAGGGCTTTTTTACAGTAAGGACTACCTGTCCCAAGTGCAGAGGCACTGGGCAGAGTATAGCAAACCCGTGTTCACAATGCAGGGGAAGCGGAAAGATCAGGGTAAGCAAAAAAGTATCTGTGAAAATTCCAGGCGGTGTTGATACAGGCTCAAGACTCCGTCTTACCGGTGAGGGTGAATCCGGTCCTTACGGGGGGCCTCCAGGCGATCTTTATGTTTTCATACATGTAAATTCCCATGAATTTTTTCAAAGAAACAATACTGACGTAATCTGCCAGGTTCCCATATCTTTTATACAGGCTGCTCTTGGGGATAAAATAAAAGTGCCGACCTTAAACGGGGAAAAGGTTCTTGAGATTCCAAAAGGCACCCAGCCTGGAGAATTGTTCCGGTTTCACGGAGAAGGAGTTCCTTCACTTCGTAATGGAAGACGAGGGGATCAGATTATCCAGGTGGATATTAAAACTCCTACAAATATAAATAAAAAACAGGAAAATCTGTTAAGAGAATTTGCAAAACTGGAAAGCAGTAAGTTTACTAATAAAATAAAAAATATGCTGAAAGGCGGACAGGCAGGGGTATAA
- a CDS encoding ABC transporter ATP-binding protein translates to MALLEVFNISKNFNLKPAVDNVSFSLEQGQILCLLGHSGCGKTSLLRIIAGLEQPDCGRIIFDKQDITSIAPYQRSFGMMFQEFALFPHKNVFQNVAFGLDVRGEKPNIKVQEMLALVGLEGFAKRNISELSGGERQRVALARSLAPSPRLLMLDEPLGSLDRSLREHLMGELRKILKQIGMTAIFVTHDQSEAFTVGDQIAVIHNGRIMQIDSPENLYKHPQNTIIANFLGFHNLIKGRVLSDKGVQTEIGIFYPQLPDLNPEDNITLLLCPEPVRILTQSEQGKELEIIITARVREVVFQGPIYKVTVQTDSRMKLIFNLSSAVSRPDKNEIIRLGLPFSALLYVQDYPASTSPG, encoded by the coding sequence ATGGCTTTACTTGAGGTTTTTAATATATCTAAAAATTTTAATCTTAAACCTGCTGTTGATAATGTCAGCTTTAGTCTTGAACAAGGGCAGATTCTCTGTCTTCTTGGGCATTCAGGCTGCGGCAAAACAAGCCTTTTGAGAATAATTGCAGGACTGGAACAGCCTGACTGCGGCAGGATTATTTTTGATAAACAAGATATAACATCTATTGCACCTTACCAGCGCAGTTTTGGCATGATGTTCCAGGAATTTGCATTATTTCCACATAAAAATGTTTTTCAAAATGTGGCTTTCGGCCTGGATGTAAGAGGAGAAAAACCAAATATCAAGGTACAGGAAATGCTGGCTTTGGTGGGGCTGGAAGGATTTGCAAAACGAAATATCAGCGAACTTTCAGGAGGTGAACGGCAGAGAGTAGCACTTGCCCGCAGCCTTGCTCCCAGCCCCAGACTGCTTATGCTGGATGAACCTCTGGGTTCCCTTGACCGGAGTTTGCGCGAGCATCTTATGGGAGAACTTCGTAAAATCCTCAAGCAGATTGGAATGACTGCAATATTTGTAACCCATGACCAGTCAGAAGCTTTTACTGTTGGGGATCAAATAGCAGTTATACATAACGGCAGGATAATGCAGATTGATTCACCTGAAAATCTTTATAAACATCCTCAAAATACTATAATTGCAAATTTTCTGGGATTTCATAATTTAATTAAAGGCAGGGTGCTTTCTGATAAAGGGGTTCAAACAGAGATTGGAATATTTTATCCTCAACTCCCTGATTTAAATCCTGAAGATAATATTACACTTCTGCTCTGTCCTGAACCTGTAAGAATATTGACACAATCAGAGCAGGGTAAAGAACTGGAAATAATAATTACAGCCAGGGTCAGGGAAGTTGTATTTCAAGGCCCGATTTACAAGGTAACCGTACAAACAGATTCCAGGATGAAATTGATTTTCAACCTTTCAAGTGCCGTTTCCCGGCCTGATAAAAATGAGATAATCAGGCTGGGACTGCCTTTTTCTGCACTTTTATATGTACAGGATTATCCTGCATCAACAAGCCCTGGCTAA
- the rbr gene encoding rubrerythrin: protein MKSIKGTQTEKNLLASFAGESQARNRYTYFSGAAKKEGYVQIADIFEETASQEKEHAKRFFKFLEGGELEITASFPAGIIGSTYDNLTAAADGERMEHTEIYPGFAKIARDEGFEAIAMVFDAISIAEKQHEKRYVELAGNIKADKVFKREQSVVWRCRNCGYIYQGKEAPQMCPACAHPQAHFELLGENW, encoded by the coding sequence TTGAAAAGTATTAAAGGAACCCAGACAGAAAAAAATCTGCTTGCTTCATTTGCAGGCGAATCCCAGGCCAGAAACCGTTATACCTATTTTTCAGGTGCGGCAAAAAAAGAAGGTTATGTTCAGATTGCTGATATTTTTGAAGAAACAGCCAGCCAGGAAAAAGAACATGCAAAACGCTTTTTTAAATTTCTTGAAGGCGGGGAATTGGAAATTACTGCTTCATTTCCAGCAGGAATTATCGGCTCAACCTATGACAATTTGACAGCAGCCGCAGATGGTGAACGCATGGAGCATACAGAAATTTATCCCGGGTTTGCAAAGATTGCCCGTGATGAAGGCTTTGAAGCAATAGCCATGGTTTTTGATGCTATCAGTATCGCGGAAAAACAGCATGAGAAACGATATGTGGAGCTTGCTGGAAATATTAAAGCAGATAAGGTTTTTAAACGCGAGCAGTCAGTTGTATGGCGCTGCCGTAACTGTGGATATATTTATCAGGGTAAAGAAGCTCCCCAGATGTGTCCTGCCTGTGCCCATCCCCAGGCACATTTTGAACTGCTGGGAGAAAACTGGTAA
- a CDS encoding AAA family ATPase, with the protein MQNIKITNFGPVKHVDLDVNEFIIFIGPQASGKSTISKCIYFFKSLKDDLLKYIIESIDNKSFDNPIISFSKKIRAKFLDFWGPTFHLTNLTLEYQYKENIYLSIGLKHGYVNPVFSQSFIEYFNSIISEAESYNEKISKRDIKFMSSSDFFAAESEKRNFLNRIENLISELFGDNKDLVFIPAGRSLLATVSEQIQSIHSHKLDYLMRSFADRIINSKPFFSKSLYELVTDKKKYTQEKIEFNNVYFAQKIIEDILKGEYRFDSEGEKLFFDSQKYVKLNYASSGQQEVIWILLLIFLLILEKKQVFIVFEEPEAHLYPEAQKDIVELISLLSNVKNNQIIITTHSPYILSSLNNLLYAYNIGQKKTKETKNIVDKRLWVNPKKLNAFFVSEGCIKNIIDDEFGLIKSEAIDSASNIINNIFNLLFDLDD; encoded by the coding sequence ATGCAAAATATAAAAATTACAAACTTCGGTCCTGTTAAGCATGTAGATTTAGATGTTAATGAATTTATTATATTTATTGGGCCTCAAGCAAGCGGTAAAAGCACTATAAGTAAATGTATCTATTTTTTCAAATCTCTTAAGGATGATCTATTAAAATACATTATTGAATCAATAGATAATAAATCTTTTGATAATCCAATAATTAGTTTTTCAAAAAAAATTAGAGCAAAATTTCTTGATTTTTGGGGTCCAACTTTTCACTTAACAAACCTAACTCTTGAATACCAGTATAAAGAAAATATTTATTTATCTATTGGATTAAAACATGGATATGTAAACCCTGTTTTTAGCCAGTCATTTATCGAATACTTTAACAGTATTATTTCAGAAGCTGAATCTTATAATGAAAAAATTTCCAAAAGAGATATTAAATTCATGTCATCAAGTGACTTTTTTGCTGCTGAGTCAGAGAAAAGAAATTTTCTAAATAGAATTGAGAACCTTATTTCTGAACTTTTTGGTGACAATAAAGATTTAGTATTTATTCCTGCTGGCAGAAGTTTGCTTGCAACAGTTTCAGAGCAAATTCAATCAATACATTCTCATAAACTAGATTATCTAATGAGATCATTTGCAGATAGAATTATAAATTCTAAACCTTTTTTTTCTAAAAGTTTATATGAATTAGTAACTGACAAGAAAAAATATACTCAAGAAAAAATTGAATTTAATAATGTATATTTCGCACAAAAAATTATTGAAGACATTTTAAAAGGGGAATACAGGTTCGATTCCGAAGGTGAAAAACTCTTTTTTGATTCCCAAAAATATGTGAAGCTAAATTATGCATCATCAGGTCAACAAGAGGTAATTTGGATTTTACTTTTGATATTTTTACTAATTCTTGAGAAAAAACAGGTATTCATAGTATTTGAAGAACCTGAAGCTCATCTTTACCCCGAAGCACAAAAAGATATTGTAGAACTAATATCTCTTCTATCAAATGTTAAAAACAACCAAATAATCATCACAACACATAGTCCATATATCTTATCATCTCTTAATAATCTGCTTTATGCTTACAATATAGGCCAAAAAAAAACAAAGGAAACTAAAAATATTGTTGATAAAAGACTTTGGGTAAATCCAAAAAAATTGAATGCTTTTTTTGTTTCAGAAGGATGTATTAAAAATATTATTGATGACGAATTTGGGTTGATAAAATCAGAGGCCATTGATAGTGCATCAAATATAATAAACAATATCTTTAATTTGCTATTTGATTTGGATGATTAA
- the pyrE gene encoding orotate phosphoribosyltransferase encodes MKQELIKLLCEKSFKYSEEPIFKLVSGRMSQFYVNCKPTTLDSRGMFLAGHLVFEAVKDAGIHGIGGLTFGADPIAVAASFASGLKDVPIKAFSIRKTQKDHGIVKWIEGDLMPGQKVAIIDDVATTGGSTIMAVERARSEGLEVVKAVILVDRQEGGLENIKKYVPDTVSIITRDDLVRYIKENPLPE; translated from the coding sequence ATGAAACAGGAATTAATTAAATTATTATGTGAAAAATCTTTTAAATACAGTGAAGAACCTATTTTTAAGCTGGTTTCAGGCAGAATGAGCCAGTTTTATGTGAACTGCAAACCAACTACATTAGATTCCAGGGGCATGTTTCTTGCGGGACATCTTGTATTTGAAGCGGTTAAGGATGCCGGGATACATGGGATCGGCGGCCTTACCTTTGGAGCAGATCCTATTGCAGTAGCAGCCTCTTTTGCATCAGGATTAAAGGATGTGCCCATCAAAGCATTTTCTATCAGGAAAACCCAAAAGGATCACGGAATTGTTAAATGGATTGAAGGTGATCTTATGCCGGGTCAAAAGGTTGCCATTATTGATGATGTGGCTACAACAGGAGGTTCAACAATAATGGCTGTTGAAAGAGCACGTTCTGAAGGACTCGAAGTTGTTAAAGCTGTTATTCTTGTTGACAGGCAGGAAGGGGGGCTTGAAAATATAAAAAAATATGTACCTGATACTGTATCTATTATAACAAGAGATGACCTTGTAAGATATATAAAGGAAAATCCTTTACCTGAATAA
- a CDS encoding rubredoxin-like domain-containing protein, with product MKKWRCTVCGYIHEGSAPPDKCPVCGADKTLFEEIVEDSKEKSRSELKTEDSAPETKSETKPKSPEIDLGNVPDSKYGRLYHFAAGQILKHHAHPVSVHIPNGVLPLSFILVLLTALSGCEWLKAAAVINIIFVVLAMPFVLFSGYIEWQKRYKGFLSMRFITKILCAVTVAVTSLVIAFWWFIQPDVLQSDNKWIFIIVNLTALAAAAVAGFIGGKLVFKD from the coding sequence ATGAAAAAGTGGCGATGCACTGTATGCGGTTATATACATGAAGGTTCTGCCCCCCCTGATAAATGCCCTGTATGCGGTGCTGACAAAACCCTGTTTGAAGAAATTGTGGAAGATTCAAAAGAAAAAAGCAGGTCTGAATTAAAAACAGAAGATTCAGCCCCAGAAACCAAGTCTGAAACCAAACCCAAGTCTCCAGAAATTGATCTTGGAAATGTGCCGGATTCAAAATACGGCAGACTTTATCATTTTGCAGCAGGCCAGATACTCAAGCATCATGCCCATCCTGTTTCAGTTCATATTCCTAACGGCGTGCTTCCGCTCTCATTTATCCTTGTTCTGCTGACAGCTCTTTCAGGCTGTGAATGGTTAAAAGCTGCTGCTGTAATCAATATTATTTTTGTTGTTCTTGCCATGCCTTTTGTCCTGTTTTCAGGGTATATTGAATGGCAGAAACGATATAAGGGTTTTTTGTCCATGCGTTTTATAACAAAGATATTATGTGCAGTAACAGTTGCTGTAACATCTTTGGTTATTGCCTTTTGGTGGTTTATTCAGCCTGATGTATTACAGTCTGATAACAAATGGATTTTTATTATTGTAAATCTTACAGCACTGGCTGCTGCGGCTGTTGCAGGATTTATTGGCGGAAAACTGGTTTTTAAAGATTAA